A region of Paramormyrops kingsleyae isolate MSU_618 chromosome 17, PKINGS_0.4, whole genome shotgun sequence DNA encodes the following proteins:
- the galnt17 gene encoding polypeptide N-acetylgalactosaminyltransferase 17, producing the protein MAFALRRWRMLLVLNVIAVAGFVTFWARCNSRTVRAAGQDLAADARRYARYNLTAQASSVSHETLLKRLGSLEDVVYRQLNGLSKSLGLIEGFGGRGEGGFPATLTPEEENDAKLLREKYGYNAYLSDKISLDRSIPDYRPSKCKKVTYPRDLPQLSLIFIFVNEALSVILRSVHSAVNHTPAHLLKEIILVDDYSDDEQLKAPLEEYVNKRYPGLIKIVRNQKREGLIRARIEGWKVATGEVTGFFDAHVEFTPMWAEPVLARIKEDHRRIVLPSIDNIRHENLELERYENSGHGYNWELWCMYINPPKQWWDDGDNSAPIRTPAMIGCSFVANRAYFGELGLLDPGMDVYGGENIELGIRVWLCGGSMEVLPCSRVAHIARVKKPYHNNIAFHTRRNALRVAEVWMDNYKANVYLAWNIPMENHGIDIGDISQRVALRKRLQCKNFEWYLDNVYPEMRRYNNTVYYGEIRNTKVSHLCVDQGIKENHTATLHPCHGWGPQLSRFTTEGQLHLGPLGSTGEDTRCLVDDQVSNQAQLLNCEKVSSVRHKTWNFSQNEAIVNRGTGRCLEVIPANVNFGHLLVLQACTGQRWNIKNTMKQPQ; encoded by the exons ATGGCTTTCGCGTTGAGGAGATGGAGAATGCTGCTGGTGCTCAATGTGATCGCCGTGGCGGGCTTCGTCACCTTTTGGGCCCGCTGCAACTCGCGTACCGTCAGAGCCGCCGGGCAGGACTTAGCGGCCGATGCCAGAAGATACGCTCGCTATAATCTCACGGCGCAAGCATCCAGCGTCAGTCATGAAACCCTGCTCAAGAGACTCGGCTCCCTGGAGGATGTGGTCTACAGGCAGCTCAATG gACTCTCCAAGTCACTGGGTCTGATCGAAGGCTTTGGAGGTCGAGGTGAGGGCGGCTTTCCTGCCACCTTGACCCCCGAAGAAGAGAATGATGCAAAATTGCTGAGAGAGAAGTACGGCTACAATGCCTACCTCAGTGACAAGATCTCCCTGGACAGATCCATTCCAGACTACCGCCCAAGCAA GTGCAAGAAGGTGACGTATCCCCGGGACTTACCACAGCTCTCGCTCATCTTCATCTTCGTCAATGAGGCCCTGTCGGTCATCCTGCGTTCGGTGCACTCTGCCGTCAACCACACGCCGGCGCACCTGCTGAAGGAGATCATCCTGGTGGACGACTACAGTGACGATG AGCAACTGAAAGCACCCCTGGAGGAGTACGTCAACAAGCGGTACCCGGGCCTTATCAAGATCGTGCGCAACCAGAAGAGGGAGGGGCTCATCCGCGCACGCATCGAAGGCTGGAAGGTGGCCACAGGGGAGGTGACGGGCTTTTTCGACGCGCATGTGGAGTTCACCCCCATGTG GGCTGAGCCGGTTCTCGCCAGGATTAAGGAGGATCACAGGCGGATCGTCCTGCCCTCTATTGACAACATCAGGCACGAGAACCTGGAGCTGGAGCGCTACGAGAACTCCGGCCATGGCTACAACTGGGAGCTCTGGTGCATGTACATCAATCCGCCCAAGCAGTGGTGGGACGACGGGGACAACTCCGCCCCCATCAG GACGCCGGCGATGATCGGGTGCTCCTTCGTGGCGAATCGCGCTTACTTTGGAGAGCTGGGCTTGCTCGACCCTGGCATGGATGTGTACGGAGGGGAGAACATAGAGCTGGGAATCCGG GTCTGGCTATGTGGAGGCAGCATGGAAGTCCTGCCTTGCTCTAGGGTTGCCCACATAGCCAGAGTGAAGAAGCCGTACCACAACAACATCGCCTTCCACACCAGGCGCAATGCTCTGCGCGTAGCTGAGGTCTGGATGGACAACTACAAGGCCAATGTCTACCTGGCCTGGAACATCCCCATGGAA AATCATGGGATCGACATCGGTGACATCTCCCAACGAGTGGCCCTGAGGAAAAGGCTGCAGTGTAAGAACTTCGAGTGGTACCTGGACAACGTCTATCCAGAAATGAGAAGATACAACAACACCGTTTATTACGGAGAA ATTCGTAATACCAAAGTGAGTCACCTCTGCGTGGACCAGGGAATCAAGGAGAACCACACCGCCACCCTGCACCCGTGCCACGGATGGGGTCCTCAG CTGAGCCGCTTCACCACGGAGGGCCAGTTGCACCTGGGCCCCCTGGGCAGCACCGGGGAGGACACACGCTGCCTGGTGGACGACCAAGTCAGCAACCAGGCCCAGCTGCTCAACTGCGAAAAGGTGTCCAGCGTGCGCCACAAGACCTGGAACTTCTCCCAG AACGAGGCCATTGTGAACCGAGGCACGGGACGCTGCCTGGAGGTCATCCCAGCCAACGTGAACTTCGGCCACCTGCTAGTGCTGCAGGCCTGCACAGGGCAGCGGTGGAACATCAAAAACACCATGAAGCAGCCTCAGTGA